A genomic stretch from Bradyrhizobium quebecense includes:
- a CDS encoding ABC transporter substrate-binding protein translates to MAISRRDVLLGSAGALGAASFSFPAPAIAQSEPIKIGCLAAITGPSSAPTVGFNRGVNFAVDAINGAGGVKGRKIELVMRDTQGDPTKAVNATQELISQAKVHAIWGPLNSGEALATTPIMARAKMPDLHPCVVETLIDPVKFPNAFRIAPSNNQWDDAVRNYCLKILKVKKVAVIGDTTGYGVTAVGASVAAFKKDGAEVVYQANIDATQPDMTPDMLRAKNAGAEAIVVWSVSTGMEARMFNTRAAMSWDVPFVGHPSLASGELASLVAKPENWKKVYAIGYKSCSYDSAGKLPPKSADLVARLTKANIALNDTLLWWIAGGIDCIELIAKAVAESGSTDSAGIVNYWNSLSTYPGYFGNYRFSPTQHNGYLTEEIVMSEASTAKDGTFALAPGYT, encoded by the coding sequence ATGGCCATTTCTCGCCGTGACGTCTTGTTGGGCAGCGCCGGTGCATTGGGCGCCGCATCATTCTCCTTCCCGGCTCCTGCCATCGCACAATCGGAACCGATCAAGATCGGCTGTCTCGCGGCGATTACCGGCCCGAGTTCGGCGCCGACCGTCGGGTTCAACCGCGGCGTCAACTTCGCGGTCGATGCCATCAACGGCGCGGGCGGGGTGAAGGGTCGCAAGATCGAGCTCGTGATGCGCGACACCCAGGGCGACCCGACCAAGGCGGTGAACGCCACGCAGGAGCTGATCAGCCAGGCCAAGGTGCACGCGATCTGGGGGCCGCTGAATTCCGGTGAGGCGCTGGCGACGACGCCGATCATGGCGCGCGCCAAGATGCCGGACTTGCATCCCTGCGTCGTCGAGACCCTGATCGATCCGGTCAAGTTCCCCAATGCGTTCCGCATCGCGCCGTCGAACAATCAATGGGACGACGCCGTGCGCAACTATTGCCTCAAGATCCTCAAGGTGAAGAAGGTCGCCGTGATCGGCGACACCACCGGCTACGGCGTCACCGCGGTCGGCGCCTCCGTCGCGGCGTTCAAGAAGGACGGCGCCGAGGTGGTCTATCAGGCCAATATCGATGCCACCCAGCCCGACATGACGCCGGACATGCTGCGCGCCAAGAACGCCGGCGCTGAGGCGATCGTGGTGTGGAGCGTCTCGACCGGCATGGAGGCGCGCATGTTCAACACCCGCGCCGCGATGAGCTGGGATGTTCCCTTCGTCGGACATCCCTCGCTGGCGTCTGGTGAACTTGCAAGCCTCGTTGCAAAGCCGGAGAACTGGAAGAAGGTCTATGCAATCGGCTACAAGAGCTGCAGCTATGACAGCGCCGGCAAGCTGCCGCCGAAAAGCGCCGATCTGGTCGCGCGGCTGACCAAGGCCAACATCGCGCTGAACGACACGCTGCTATGGTGGATCGCGGGCGGCATCGATTGCATCGAGCTGATCGCCAAGGCGGTCGCGGAAAGCGGCTCGACCGACAGCGCCGGCATCGTCAACTACTGGAACTCGCTGTCGACCTATCCCGGCTATTTCGGCAACTACCGCTTCTCGCCGACCCAGCATAACGGCTATTTGACCGAAGAGATCGTGATGTCGGAAGCCTCGACCGCCAAGGACGGCACCTTCGCGCTGGCGCCGGGATACACATAG
- a CDS encoding hydroxyacid dehydrogenase, with protein MKVLLAHTPQMRRDYYGERSLNGLRAVADVRLYEGDAALDAAALVEAAADVDIIVADRMTKGRGEIFPLLPKLRAFVRCAVDIRNIDVAAASAAGVLVTQASAGFVQSVAELALGFMVDLSRGVSRATADYHAGRAPEVVMGRQLAGSTIGIIGYGSTGRYLAGIAKVLGMKVLVADPFVTPDDAAIRHVPLDDLLARADYVVCLAIANAETENLIGQAALARMQAHAYFINLSRGNLVDETALAAALREGGIAGAAMDVGRAPDQMPAPELAKLHNVIATPHVGGLTPQAIEHQSSETVRQVAKIVAGEIPVGAVNAEHWTRRPRP; from the coding sequence GTGAAAGTCCTTCTCGCCCATACCCCGCAGATGCGCCGCGACTATTACGGCGAGCGCAGCCTGAACGGTCTGCGCGCGGTCGCCGACGTCAGGCTGTATGAGGGAGACGCGGCGCTCGACGCGGCTGCCCTCGTCGAGGCCGCAGCCGATGTCGACATCATCGTCGCCGATCGCATGACGAAGGGGCGAGGGGAGATCTTTCCGCTGCTGCCGAAGCTCCGCGCCTTCGTGCGCTGCGCGGTCGATATCCGCAATATCGACGTGGCGGCAGCATCCGCCGCCGGCGTGCTGGTGACGCAGGCGAGCGCCGGCTTTGTCCAGTCGGTCGCCGAGCTCGCGCTCGGCTTCATGGTCGATCTGTCGCGCGGTGTCTCGCGCGCCACCGCTGACTATCATGCGGGCAGGGCGCCCGAGGTCGTGATGGGCCGCCAGCTCGCGGGCAGCACGATCGGCATCATCGGTTATGGCAGCACCGGGCGCTATCTTGCCGGGATCGCCAAGGTGCTCGGCATGAAGGTGCTGGTCGCCGATCCCTTCGTGACGCCAGACGATGCCGCGATCCGGCATGTGCCGCTCGACGATCTGCTCGCGCGCGCCGACTACGTCGTCTGCCTCGCGATCGCCAATGCGGAGACCGAGAACCTGATCGGGCAGGCCGCGCTGGCGCGGATGCAGGCGCACGCCTACTTTATCAATCTGTCGCGCGGCAACCTCGTCGATGAGACGGCGCTGGCGGCGGCGCTGCGCGAGGGCGGCATCGCCGGCGCCGCGATGGATGTCGGCCGCGCGCCCGATCAGATGCCGGCGCCGGAGCTCGCGAAGCTGCACAATGTCATTGCAACCCCGCATGTCGGCGGCCTGACGCCGCAAGCCATCGAGCATCAATCGTCGGAGACCGTGCGTCAGGTCGCAAAGATCGTCGCCGGAGAGATCCCTGTCGGCGCGGTCAATGCCGAGCACTGGACGCGGCGGCCGAGGCCATGA
- a CDS encoding TRAP transporter substrate-binding protein, translating into MISKHVNRRIVLRSSAAAAAWLAAAPAIIGRAQAATMKMRCSSSLPNDPKYANGRVYYDNLVKSLKANGLGEQIEVTFFPDNQLGQEIDVINSVKLGVIDLMVSGSSISANLVPLVGTFDLGYLFTSYQQQTKAFDAGAAKPIEDALLKGGGIHIIAWAYNFGARSVLAKKPVKTPEDLAGLKIRTLPNPIITECLRLMGAAATPLAFGEIYTALQAGVLDGLEHDPPTILASKFYETAKHYALTQHIFSPLAVYFSDTTFNRMAPKLHEGFLDAAKQAAIETRAHGLAVEKEALATLVEKGVTVVECDKEAFRKRVLPQTDNFIKARPEAKAVVELIRATQA; encoded by the coding sequence ATGATCTCGAAGCATGTGAACCGCCGCATCGTGTTGCGGTCGTCGGCTGCTGCTGCGGCGTGGCTCGCCGCCGCGCCCGCCATCATCGGCCGCGCGCAGGCCGCGACCATGAAGATGCGATGCTCGTCGTCGCTTCCGAACGACCCCAAATACGCCAACGGCCGCGTCTACTACGACAACCTCGTCAAGAGCCTGAAGGCGAACGGGCTCGGCGAGCAGATTGAGGTCACCTTCTTCCCCGACAACCAGCTCGGCCAGGAGATCGACGTCATCAACTCGGTGAAGCTCGGGGTGATCGACCTGATGGTCTCGGGCTCGTCGATCTCGGCGAACCTCGTGCCGTTGGTCGGCACGTTCGATCTCGGCTACCTCTTCACCAGCTACCAGCAGCAGACCAAGGCGTTCGATGCCGGCGCGGCCAAGCCGATCGAGGACGCGCTGCTCAAGGGCGGCGGCATCCACATCATCGCCTGGGCCTACAATTTCGGCGCCCGCAGCGTGCTGGCGAAGAAACCGGTGAAGACGCCGGAAGATCTCGCCGGCCTGAAGATCCGCACGCTGCCTAACCCGATCATCACCGAATGCCTGCGCCTGATGGGGGCCGCCGCGACGCCGCTGGCGTTCGGCGAGATCTATACGGCGCTGCAGGCCGGCGTGCTCGATGGTCTCGAGCACGATCCGCCGACCATCTTGGCCAGCAAGTTCTACGAGACGGCGAAGCACTACGCGCTGACCCAGCACATCTTCTCGCCGCTCGCGGTCTATTTCAGCGACACGACGTTCAACCGCATGGCCCCCAAGCTGCACGAAGGCTTTCTCGACGCGGCAAAGCAGGCCGCGATCGAGACCCGCGCGCATGGGCTCGCGGTGGAGAAGGAGGCGCTGGCGACCCTGGTCGAGAAGGGTGTCACGGTCGTCGAATGCGACAAGGAGGCATTCCGCAAGCGCGTGCTGCCGCAGACCGACAATTTCATCAAGGCGCGGCCCGAGGCGAAGGCCGTCGTCGAGCTGATCCGCGCCACCCAGGCCTGA
- a CDS encoding FadR/GntR family transcriptional regulator, whose protein sequence is MFQTSNALRRSVHSQVADRVGSSIVRGEIGVGETLPPEMQICEMMDVSRTVVREAMRTLTGKGLIESRPKSGTRVRPPEQWNQLDPDVLRWHLETAEIDRYLAKLFQLRSAVEPAAAALAATHAGEDDIARIRAGCDGMDAARTNEDFVAADIMFHQAIYFATRNEFFWPIAQMFEITLRQSFTIAAPGSHRPRALIEHRAVLDAIAAGDAEAAREATVVLLTHSADDLVRIRGREFETAPGKGARKR, encoded by the coding sequence ATGTTCCAGACCTCCAACGCGTTGCGCCGGAGCGTGCACAGCCAGGTCGCCGACCGCGTCGGCAGCAGCATCGTGCGCGGTGAGATCGGCGTCGGCGAGACGCTGCCGCCGGAAATGCAGATCTGCGAGATGATGGATGTCAGCCGCACCGTGGTGCGCGAGGCAATGCGGACGCTGACCGGCAAGGGGTTGATCGAGTCGCGGCCGAAGAGCGGCACGCGGGTGCGGCCGCCCGAGCAGTGGAATCAGCTCGATCCCGACGTGCTGCGCTGGCACCTCGAGACCGCGGAGATCGATCGCTATCTGGCCAAGCTGTTCCAGCTGCGCTCCGCGGTCGAGCCCGCAGCCGCTGCGCTGGCGGCGACCCATGCCGGGGAAGACGACATCGCCCGGATCCGCGCCGGATGCGACGGCATGGACGCGGCGAGGACCAATGAGGACTTCGTCGCCGCCGACATCATGTTCCATCAGGCAATCTATTTCGCGACCCGCAACGAGTTCTTCTGGCCGATCGCGCAGATGTTCGAGATCACCTTGCGCCAGAGCTTTACGATCGCAGCCCCCGGCTCGCACCGCCCGCGCGCGCTGATCGAGCACCGCGCGGTGCTGGACGCGATCGCCGCGGGAGATGCCGAGGCTGCGCGCGAGGCCACGGTGGTGCTGCTGACACATTCCGCCGACGATCTGGTGCGAATTCGCGGACGGGAGTTCGAGACGGCACCGGGCAAAGGCGCGCGCAAGCGATAA
- a CDS encoding adenylate/guanylate cyclase domain-containing protein, with product MRIGIRSAISALVLTSIVVSAVGVHLLWWRTAQRVSQTLADTINDQIVSAVGDELQSITTEARSSMTAVRTLLTEKVLDARDARKRQFVFLSQLQSQPTISWVAFGWPDGSFFGAHKLGDAGVEMLTISPDRKLRADQYDYAGIDIKPKGSTVEDGKYLVTEQPWFRDAIAARDQQWSTLTTLPRGERLAAMLAVPIDIDGERTGVLAIIIELTRVSNFLSQLTVGKSAGAFLLDRDGGVIASPDADADELNAQKTDHPLLPVAVAAVRQAGKAYDPGEGEAYRSQVTRDGQAYQAVLTPISFPGWSLVTVVPESEFLGPVRMTIRNLLIGLAALIAAAGLLSAWLAQRLIAAPLIKVVGEIRHVERFDLDKVERHPSRLAEIENLSGAIGDMAQGLAAFRKYIPADLVRRLVSDGNGARLGGAVRPMSVMFVDLAGFTGMSERLGDRIIPLLSHYFDIVSAAIQQESGTIDKFIGDAVMAFWGAPAANPDHAADCCRAALACQRAVAQAGLVDDKGEAVRIRIGINSGDMLVGNIGSEVRLNYTVIGDAVNIASRLEGTNKVYGSTIIIGPETRRLAGDRIVVRELDRLAVYGRAGGLEIYELIAMADEGAIARDWIASYEAGLAAWRAGDFTAAIAAFERSLQLRGTDMASTQMIARCRHQLANPTDEDWDGTTVARSK from the coding sequence ATGCGCATCGGCATCCGCAGTGCCATCTCCGCCCTCGTCCTGACCTCGATCGTGGTCAGCGCCGTCGGCGTGCATCTGTTGTGGTGGCGCACCGCACAACGGGTGAGCCAGACGCTGGCCGACACCATCAACGACCAGATCGTCTCCGCGGTCGGCGACGAATTGCAGTCGATCACGACCGAAGCGCGCTCGTCGATGACGGCGGTGCGGACGCTGTTGACCGAGAAGGTGCTGGACGCCCGCGACGCGCGCAAGCGGCAGTTCGTGTTCCTGTCGCAGTTGCAGTCGCAACCGACCATCTCGTGGGTTGCGTTCGGCTGGCCGGACGGTTCGTTTTTTGGCGCCCACAAGCTCGGCGACGCCGGCGTCGAGATGCTGACCATCTCGCCCGACCGCAAGCTGCGGGCCGATCAATACGACTATGCCGGCATCGACATCAAGCCGAAGGGCAGCACTGTCGAGGACGGCAAATATCTGGTCACGGAGCAGCCCTGGTTTCGTGATGCGATCGCGGCCCGCGACCAGCAATGGTCGACGCTGACGACGCTGCCCCGCGGCGAACGGCTGGCCGCGATGCTGGCGGTGCCGATCGACATCGACGGCGAGCGCACCGGCGTGCTCGCCATCATCATCGAATTGACCCGGGTGTCGAACTTCCTTTCGCAGCTCACGGTCGGCAAGTCCGCGGGCGCCTTCCTGCTCGACCGCGACGGCGGCGTGATCGCGTCTCCCGATGCTGACGCCGACGAGCTGAATGCGCAGAAGACCGACCACCCGCTGCTGCCGGTTGCCGTCGCCGCGGTCAGGCAGGCCGGCAAGGCCTACGATCCCGGCGAGGGCGAGGCGTACCGCTCCCAGGTGACGCGCGACGGGCAGGCCTATCAGGCGGTGCTGACGCCGATCTCGTTCCCGGGCTGGTCGCTGGTGACGGTGGTGCCGGAATCCGAATTCCTCGGCCCGGTGCGGATGACAATCCGCAATTTGCTGATCGGGCTCGCGGCGCTGATCGCTGCCGCCGGACTGTTGTCGGCTTGGCTGGCGCAGCGCCTGATCGCGGCGCCCCTGATCAAGGTGGTCGGCGAGATCAGGCATGTCGAGCGCTTCGACCTCGATAAGGTCGAGCGGCATCCGTCGCGCCTTGCCGAGATCGAAAACCTGTCGGGTGCGATCGGCGACATGGCGCAGGGGCTCGCCGCGTTCCGCAAATACATTCCTGCCGATCTGGTGCGGCGGCTGGTCAGCGACGGCAATGGTGCGCGGCTCGGCGGCGCGGTGCGGCCGATGAGCGTGATGTTCGTCGACCTTGCCGGTTTCACCGGCATGTCGGAACGGCTCGGCGATCGCATCATCCCCTTGCTGTCGCACTATTTCGACATCGTCTCCGCGGCGATCCAGCAGGAGAGCGGCACCATCGACAAGTTCATCGGCGATGCCGTGATGGCGTTCTGGGGCGCGCCGGCGGCCAATCCGGATCATGCCGCGGATTGCTGCCGGGCGGCGCTCGCCTGCCAGCGCGCGGTCGCGCAGGCCGGCCTTGTCGACGACAAGGGGGAGGCGGTCAGGATCCGCATCGGCATCAATTCCGGCGACATGCTGGTCGGCAATATCGGCTCGGAAGTGCGGCTCAACTACACCGTGATCGGCGACGCCGTGAACATCGCAAGCCGCCTCGAGGGCACCAACAAGGTCTATGGATCGACCATTATCATCGGTCCGGAGACGCGGCGTCTTGCCGGTGACCGCATCGTCGTCCGCGAGCTCGACCGGCTCGCCGTCTACGGCCGCGCCGGCGGGCTGGAAATCTACGAGTTGATCGCAATGGCCGACGAGGGCGCGATCGCGCGCGACTGGATCGCCTCCTATGAGGCCGGGCTTGCGGCCTGGCGCGCCGGTGATTTCACCGCAGCGATCGCAGCGTTCGAGAGGTCCTTGCAACTCCGCGGTACGGACATGGCCTCGACGCAGATGATCGCGCGATGCAGGCATCAGCTCGCCAATCCCACCGATGAGGATTGGGACGGCACCACGGTGGCGCGGTCGAAATAG
- a CDS encoding cytochrome c biogenesis CcdA family protein, which translates to MHDVTIPAALIAGLVSFLSPCVLPLVPPYLIYLTGATIEQVNQDGATAASKRAVMISAVMFVLGFSTVFVALGASASIVGGLVRAWSAELSILAGIVIIIMGLHFLGITRIGLLMREGRLTAPKPVGLWGAYVMGLAFAFGWTPCIGPILAAILSIAAAEATVTKGAGLLAAYSAGLGIPFLVAAFLVEQFSSLFARMKRHLDTVERVMGVLMVITGIGFLTGAVSGVSVWLLETFPALQNIG; encoded by the coding sequence ATGCACGACGTCACGATCCCGGCCGCCTTGATCGCCGGTCTAGTCAGCTTCCTGTCGCCCTGCGTGCTGCCGCTGGTGCCGCCCTATCTGATCTACCTGACCGGTGCGACCATCGAGCAGGTCAACCAGGACGGCGCCACCGCAGCATCCAAGCGCGCGGTGATGATCTCGGCGGTCATGTTCGTGCTCGGCTTCTCGACCGTGTTCGTGGCGCTCGGCGCCAGCGCGTCGATCGTCGGCGGGCTGGTCCGCGCCTGGTCGGCCGAGCTCTCGATCCTGGCCGGCATCGTCATCATCATCATGGGCCTGCACTTCCTCGGCATCACCCGGATCGGCCTGTTGATGCGCGAGGGGCGGCTGACCGCGCCCAAGCCGGTCGGGCTGTGGGGTGCCTATGTCATGGGCCTGGCGTTCGCCTTCGGCTGGACACCCTGCATCGGGCCGATCCTGGCCGCGATCCTTTCGATTGCGGCCGCGGAGGCCACGGTGACCAAGGGCGCCGGCCTGCTCGCGGCGTATTCCGCCGGGCTCGGCATCCCCTTCCTGGTCGCCGCCTTTCTGGTCGAGCAGTTCTCCTCACTGTTCGCGCGAATGAAGCGCCACCTCGACACCGTCGAGCGCGTGATGGGCGTGTTGATGGTGATCACCGGCATCGGCTTCCTGACCGGCGCGGTGTCCGGCGTCAGCGTCTGGCTGCTGGAAACCTTCCCGGCGCTGCAAAATATCGGATAG
- a CDS encoding DoxX family protein, which translates to MNFIVNLLILLPARIASHFSWAGPLIMRIIVGYTFMLAGWGKLTNLAQVTENFVGWGIPFPTILTPFVSGVECFGGAMLILGLFTRIPAAMLAVVMIVAIKSAKWGDVDSLETLLGFEEATYFAAFMWLAIAGPGAASLDRLLVNAAEGRKAPT; encoded by the coding sequence ATGAACTTCATCGTCAACCTGCTGATTCTGCTGCCGGCGCGGATCGCCTCGCATTTTTCCTGGGCCGGGCCGCTGATCATGCGGATCATCGTCGGCTACACCTTCATGCTGGCCGGCTGGGGCAAGCTCACCAACCTCGCCCAGGTCACTGAGAACTTCGTCGGCTGGGGCATTCCGTTCCCGACCATCCTCACCCCCTTCGTATCCGGCGTCGAATGCTTCGGCGGCGCGATGCTGATCCTCGGCCTGTTCACCCGCATCCCCGCCGCGATGCTCGCGGTGGTGATGATCGTCGCGATCAAGTCGGCGAAATGGGGCGACGTCGACTCGCTGGAGACGCTGCTCGGGTTTGAGGAGGCGACCTATTTCGCCGCCTTCATGTGGCTTGCGATCGCAGGTCCCGGCGCCGCCTCGCTGGACCGCCTGCTGGTCAACGCGGCCGAGGGCCGGAAGGCGCCGACCTGA
- a CDS encoding thioredoxin domain-containing protein, producing the protein MRLVGTIAILVALSASPSRAADALAWTGWSHDLFARAATEQRFVILDLEAVWCHWCHVMEKTTYADPKVQELLAAKYLPVRVDQDANPDLSSRYGDWGWPATIVFAPDGNEIAKIRGYIEPERMQALLKAIIDDPSPGPSVGEAFEIKPATSAFLSKAQRTELTRTFDESYDDKLGGWGENQKYIDADSLDLAISRAEGGDASATRRARQTLDAAIALIDPVWGGVFQYSEAGSWSHPHFEKIIAFQSQYLRQYSQAYAQWKEAKYLAAARNVERYLTDFLLGPDGAFYVSQDADLDHDVDGHAYYALDDAARRKLGLPRMDKNLYARENGWAISGLVAYYDASADPKALEIAERAAKWVLANRALPDGGFRHGDRDRGGPFLGDTVAMGQALLDLHAATGNRDWLTAAVRAGDFAATFRDDAGGFLTSKTPEGQAGVFARPAKLIDDQIQVARFMNMLNRYTGTDGTRELAAHAMRYLGAASSEVPRPMPGVLLADEELATEPTHVTIVGHKDDTRAQRLHAIARALPARYKRLEWLDLREGRLPNPDVDYPDLGEPAAFACSNRICSFPAFSAAELQANVAQMAKLKPARAAQN; encoded by the coding sequence ATGAGACTTGTCGGTACCATCGCAATTCTCGTGGCCTTGAGCGCGTCGCCATCACGCGCGGCGGACGCTCTGGCATGGACCGGCTGGAGCCACGATCTGTTCGCGCGCGCCGCGACCGAGCAGCGGTTCGTCATCCTCGATCTTGAGGCCGTGTGGTGCCACTGGTGCCACGTGATGGAGAAGACGACCTACGCCGACCCCAAGGTGCAGGAGCTGCTTGCGGCGAAATACCTCCCGGTGCGCGTCGACCAGGACGCCAATCCGGATCTCTCGAGCCGCTACGGCGACTGGGGCTGGCCTGCGACCATCGTGTTCGCGCCTGACGGCAACGAGATCGCCAAGATCAGGGGCTACATCGAGCCCGAGCGGATGCAGGCGCTGCTCAAGGCCATCATCGACGATCCCTCGCCGGGCCCGTCGGTCGGCGAGGCGTTCGAGATCAAGCCCGCCACATCGGCGTTTCTCAGCAAGGCGCAACGCACCGAGCTGACCAGGACATTCGACGAATCCTACGACGACAAGCTCGGCGGCTGGGGCGAGAACCAGAAATATATCGATGCCGACAGTCTCGACCTCGCGATCAGCCGGGCCGAAGGCGGCGACGCGTCAGCCACACGGCGCGCAAGGCAGACGCTCGATGCCGCGATCGCGCTGATCGATCCGGTGTGGGGCGGCGTGTTCCAGTATTCCGAGGCCGGCTCCTGGAGCCATCCGCATTTCGAGAAGATCATCGCTTTCCAGTCGCAATATCTGCGGCAATACAGCCAGGCCTATGCGCAGTGGAAGGAGGCGAAATATCTCGCGGCCGCGCGCAACGTCGAGCGTTACCTCACGGATTTCCTGCTGGGCCCGGACGGCGCCTTCTATGTCAGCCAGGACGCCGATCTCGATCACGACGTCGACGGCCACGCCTATTATGCGCTTGATGATGCCGCGCGCCGCAAGCTGGGCCTGCCTCGCATGGACAAGAACCTCTATGCGCGCGAGAACGGCTGGGCGATCTCAGGCCTCGTGGCCTATTACGACGCGAGCGCCGATCCCAAGGCGCTCGAGATCGCCGAGCGCGCGGCGAAATGGGTGCTCGCCAATCGCGCGCTGCCGGACGGCGGCTTCCGCCATGGCGACAGGGATCGCGGCGGCCCCTTCCTCGGCGACACCGTTGCGATGGGACAGGCTCTGCTCGATCTCCATGCCGCGACCGGCAATCGCGACTGGCTGACAGCCGCGGTGAGGGCCGGCGACTTCGCCGCGACGTTCCGCGACGACGCCGGCGGCTTCCTCACCTCGAAAACGCCGGAAGGACAAGCCGGCGTATTCGCCAGGCCCGCCAAGCTGATCGACGACCAGATCCAGGTCGCGCGCTTCATGAATATGCTCAATCGCTATACCGGCACCGACGGCACCCGCGAACTCGCGGCGCACGCGATGCGCTATCTCGGGGCGGCTTCGAGCGAGGTGCCGCGGCCGATGCCGGGCGTGCTGCTCGCCGATGAGGAGCTCGCCACCGAGCCGACGCATGTCACCATCGTCGGACACAAGGACGACACGCGCGCGCAACGCCTGCATGCGATCGCCCGCGCCCTGCCCGCACGCTACAAGCGGCTCGAATGGCTCGACCTGCGCGAGGGCAGATTGCCCAACCCGGACGTCGACTATCCCGACCTCGGCGAGCCCGCGGCCTTTGCCTGCAGCAACCGCATCTGTTCGTTCCCGGCGTTCAGCGCCGCGGAATTGCAGGCCAACGTGGCGCAGATGGCGAAGCTGAAGCCGGCGCGCGCCGCGCAGAACTGA
- a CDS encoding DUF692 domain-containing protein, translated as MNVASRSPDKSVLAERPLQSAKPPFLGFGLGLRAQHYDEILNGNPAIDWFEVISENYMLPGGQPLRILDQICARYPVVMHGVSLSIASTAPPNFDYLQSLKDLAQRVQPKWVSDHLCWTGVHGKNLHDLLPIPYTQEALDHVVSRVQLVQDFLGRAIVLENVSTYVQFNNSEMTEWEFLSELSRRSGCWLLFDINNVYVSAFNHGYDPMAFLNGIPADRVVQFHMAGHSHMGTHIIDTHDHPVCEDVWDLYVAALKRFGRVSTMIERDDNIPPLDELLREVDRTREIAEQVLPVGAPAA; from the coding sequence ATGAACGTTGCGAGCCGATCACCGGACAAGTCGGTGCTCGCAGAGCGCCCGCTGCAATCAGCCAAGCCGCCGTTCCTCGGCTTCGGCCTCGGCCTGCGCGCCCAGCACTACGACGAGATCCTGAACGGAAATCCGGCGATCGACTGGTTCGAGGTGATCAGCGAGAACTACATGCTGCCGGGCGGCCAGCCGCTGCGGATCCTCGACCAGATCTGCGCGCGCTATCCCGTGGTGATGCACGGCGTCTCGCTGTCGATCGCCTCCACTGCGCCGCCGAATTTCGACTATCTGCAGAGCCTGAAGGACCTCGCACAACGCGTGCAGCCGAAATGGGTGTCCGACCATCTGTGCTGGACCGGCGTACACGGCAAGAACCTGCACGATCTGCTGCCGATCCCCTATACGCAGGAGGCGCTCGATCACGTCGTGAGCCGCGTGCAGCTGGTGCAGGATTTCCTCGGCCGCGCTATCGTGCTCGAGAATGTCTCGACCTATGTACAGTTCAACAATTCCGAGATGACGGAGTGGGAATTCCTCTCCGAGCTGTCGCGCCGCTCCGGCTGCTGGCTGCTGTTCGACATCAACAATGTCTATGTCAGCGCCTTCAACCACGGCTACGATCCGATGGCCTTCCTCAACGGCATTCCCGCCGATCGCGTGGTGCAATTCCACATGGCGGGCCACAGCCATATGGGCACGCACATCATCGACACGCACGACCATCCGGTGTGCGAGGATGTCTGGGACCTCTATGTTGCGGCCTTGAAGCGGTTCGGACGCGTCTCGACCATGATCGAGCGCGACGACAACATCCCGCCGCTCGACGAATTGCTGCGCGAGGTCGACCGCACCCGCGAGATCGCCGAGCAGGTGCTGCCCGTGGGCGCGCCGGCGGCATGA
- a CDS encoding DNA-binding domain-containing protein has translation MSDFARQQSEFQHAILSGDDGILTEILDSPKETRATLFGVYRHAYGSRLVEAMRNDHELLHRFLGDEMFDEMGHAYVEARPSEHPNLRWFSQGLPDFLKATAPYSNHPVLADLAALEKALNDAFDAREGALLALEAMSGFAPEVWNDLVFQPHPSAARVDLSTNAAAVWMALKNDETPPEAETLAEPARLLIWRQDTTPMFRELPTEEAMMWDEASDGVPFGVLCEMLATYDDPDNAAARGAGYLHGWITAGLLMAASVRE, from the coding sequence ATGAGCGACTTCGCGCGCCAGCAGAGCGAGTTTCAGCACGCCATCCTCAGCGGCGACGACGGCATCCTGACCGAAATCCTCGACAGCCCCAAGGAGACGCGCGCGACGCTGTTCGGCGTCTATCGCCATGCCTACGGCTCGCGGCTGGTCGAGGCGATGCGTAACGACCACGAACTGCTGCATCGCTTTCTCGGCGACGAGATGTTCGACGAGATGGGCCATGCCTACGTCGAGGCACGGCCGTCCGAGCATCCGAACCTGCGCTGGTTCTCGCAGGGATTGCCGGATTTCCTGAAGGCCACCGCCCCCTACAGCAACCATCCCGTGCTCGCCGACCTCGCCGCACTGGAGAAGGCATTGAACGACGCCTTCGACGCGAGGGAAGGCGCCTTGCTGGCGCTGGAGGCGATGTCCGGTTTCGCGCCCGAGGTCTGGAACGATCTCGTGTTCCAGCCGCATCCGAGCGCTGCGAGGGTCGACCTATCGACCAATGCCGCAGCGGTCTGGATGGCACTGAAGAACGACGAGACGCCGCCCGAGGCGGAGACGCTCGCCGAACCCGCCCGTCTCCTGATCTGGCGTCAGGACACAACGCCGATGTTCCGCGAGCTGCCGACGGAGGAAGCAATGATGTGGGACGAAGCCTCCGATGGCGTTCCGTTCGGCGTGCTCTGCGAGATGCTCGCGACCTACGACGATCCCGACAATGCCGCGGCGCGCGGCGCCGGCTATCTGCATGGCTGGATCACGGCCGGACTTCTGATGGCAGCATCCGTTCGCGAATAG